From the genome of Brassica oleracea var. oleracea cultivar TO1000 chromosome C4, BOL, whole genome shotgun sequence:
TATATTTTAAAAATGAGACCACTCTATGAAAGGCCTTAATGATACAATTTTGTGGTTTGGCTGTGCAATCTTTGAACTTCTACCTCTATTTATGGTTCATATACTTTTTAAGTTTTTGCCTCGTCTAAACTTAAAAACCAATAACATAATTAAGTATTGGTAGCTTAGTGGTAACAGCAAGGGCACGGTGTTTGTTCCGAAATTGATTTTGCTAGCAAAGTTATTACTCCCTCTAAGACCACCCGCAACGCGGGTACGTAAGAGGAACTTAGCGCGAAGACCTATGTAAATCCGAGTATTATAATAGTTTAATTTTTTCTTTAAAGGGTCCGTAAACAAGGAGTTTAAGGACTTAATCCTTACGTGCGTGGCAACACCTGATAGGCGAGGGGATGGGGTTGCTTTCGCGTGTGGAAAAAAACCGAGTCACTTTCTTTCTCCTTCTCGAAAAGAAAACTCTCGCGATATCGAAGGCGATTCAGCGACAGGAGAAATCTTAAGGTAAATCGGAGCTTTCACGACAATATTTGTGCATTTGGAGTTGTTGCATGTTGATTTCATCTGGTTTTAGGGTTCTATCGAGGGGTTTAAATCGATTTAGGGTTTCAAATCGATTTGGAGATTTTTATCGAATTAGGGTTTTCGTCTGGGTTTGTTATTTTCTTCATCTCGATTCCCTTCTTTGTTGTTTTGGTCGTTATTAAGGTTCAGATTGAGTTATAAATCGTTATAGGGTTCAGGATTGAGTTCTAAATCAATTTAGGGTTCGGGTATAGGGTTCTAAATTGATTAGTTTTTGTTCTTGTAGGTGTTGAAATGGAAGAAGAATTAAGGGATATGAAAGCACACAAAGATTACTACAACATGCTTCATTACGTTGCAGATGCGCAACAGGGTATTCCTCAACTCTACCCTTGTGGATCAATCACGAAGGAAGTCGTTGATGAAGAGGACACATATGACTACCTCCCTGGGAAAAGATACTTCATATGCAAAGACTTCGAGGTATATCTAGTGTTCTCTGTTATTCACATTATTCTTCTTCGAAATGAATTAGCAGTTTCACAATGGTTATTATGTTTTGGCAGAATGACGGGTTGCATTTCACGCAACCATGGGTTATGGGAATGCAACAAGAGGTTGAGAGGCTCAAAAAATAATTCTACGAGCAGGAGAAGCTTCTAAGAAAGTGCCAGGCGCTTAAGGTGAATTCAATCTAAATTGTAACATGAAATTGATAGTTGTTTGTACAACCTTTCTAACATAATGATTGGTTTGTGTGATATATGTTCAGGAGCAGGTGAGGATGTTGCATATGCGAGTGACTGGACTTGAGAGAGGCCATTCGGAGGTTAGTGTCTAAACTTACTTGTAGTTTTAGAAACCATCATTTAAACTTAAGTTTGTAGTTTGAGAAAATAACACTAAATCTTTTCCTTGTTTGAACTTTAAAACTTTCTAGTTCAAACGTAAGTTTGTAGTTTGAGAACAATAACTTCTGTTCTTTGAACTAGTTAAGTTTCTGGTGTGAATTTGAAAGTGAAATGATAGGTTTTAAATGCGAAGTAAACCACTTGTCCTTTGAATGCGAAGTTAAGCATTAAATTGTGCCTAACTGCTTATTTGCGGGGAAAAGCTTCATTAAATTTTTTGTAACTGTTATCATAGGATTGTTTCCTACTAGGATTCAATAGATTTGCGTAAATAATCCCTTATATAGTCGCCTCCCTTAGCTAGTTTAGTAAACCATAGTCTTCTTCCTAAATGGCAAACTCCACAAGTTTTGTTGACCTTTTAGCTAGTCAAGGGGTAGTTGACCTTGACTCACCCGAACCTCCCTTTAGCAGCCAATTTTCCGATAAGTCTAGGGTAAAAGAGAGGAGAAAATGGTCACCAAAGGGGGATATAATCCTCATTGGTGCTTGGCTCAACACCAGCAAAGACCCAATAGTCGGTAATGAACAGAAAGCTGGTCACTTCTGGAAGAGGATTGTAGAGTATTACAACTCCAGTCCTTTACTGGTTGGGACAATCCCAAGAGAACTTGGGCAATGCAAGCAAAGATGGGCTAGGATCAATGACTTGGTGTGTAAGTTTTCAGGCTGCTACGAGATGGCACTGAGGGAGCAGAGAAGCGGGCAAAATGACGACGATGTGATGAAGGCTGCCTTGGATATCTTCTACAATGACAAGGGCATTAAGTTTAACTTGGAACATGTGTGGAGGGAGCTTAGGAATGATGTGAAATGGTCCTCCACCTATCTCGAGAAGGACAGTGGTAAGGACAAGCGCAAATCTGTTGATTCTGATGCTCAAGGGTCAGTGACAGAGCCACAAGAGAGACCCATGGGAGTTAAGGCAGCTAAGGCTGCTGGCAAGAGGAAGAAACTTGGAAAAGAAGAAGAACTAGGACAACTTAAAGAAATGATGGAGACCAAAAAGCAAATCTCAAATCAGAGTTTGCTTGCAAGTTTGGTTGCAAAGACCGAGCCACTCTCTGATATGGAAGAAGCTCTGAAAATGAAATTACTGTCTGAGATGTTGTGATTATTGATGGTTGGTTAACACTAGTTTAGTGATGTTTTTTTTATCTTTTTTACTATGCTTGCAAGTTTGGTGATAATTGTCTGAGATGAACTCTGCTTGCAACTTTGCTTACGCATCTCTTTTTTCTCTGTTTCAGGTAAAGTACAAGCCCATGTGAGTACTGAAGACAAGTACGCTGCTGTATAAGTCACGGGTTCTCTGTTGCCTTTCTGCTTTGTTTGTTTATGCTAGTGTTTTCATGTAAACCAAGTCACGAGTTCTCTGCTGCCCTTTCTTGGCTTTATAACTATGTTTGTTCTCTCGGCTTTGTAACTCATCTGCTTCTTCTTCTACTACTTTCAAACTTGTATCTCTTGAACGTGTAACTCATCTGCTTCTTCTTGAATGACTTTGTAACTCTACTGCTTCTTCTACTACTTGTACTGCTTTGTAACTCATATGCTTTGTAACTCTAGTGTAAGCTCTCTGTTTCTTACTATTGTTTTAGCCAATGTTCCAAAGTCTTTGTTTAGCTACTTGTAGTATGATCAAGCACGGTTTTCTTATGTTTTCGAACTTTGGATCGAGTTTGAACTTTGGATCGAGTTTTCGAACAAGCACGGTTTTTCTTCTGTTTTCGAACTTGTCCTTCGATTTTCGTTTTTGATTTAAGCACAACTTTGTATCGAGTTTCGTTTTCCTCATCGATCAAACAGTTTTCTCATCCAAGTTTTTGATTAAAAAAAACGATCAAAAAAATGAGTTAAAAAAAATGATAATCTTGGGAGATGGAGGTTTTATTTGTTATAGTTCTTACAATTTTTCCTTTATAAATCAGTTTTGAAGGAATTATAGCCAAACATGGGAGATGAATTCGATCAAAGATTCGAAGCGGCTTTCGATGAATGTTTTGAAGATACATACAACAACAACGTGGAGGATCGAGCAAATAAACACAAGAAACGTGCATATATCGAACGAAACCGCGAAGCAGGTCACATCCGTCTATGGAATGACTACTTCAGTGAAGATCCGACATATCCGGCTCATATATTCAGACGCCGTTCCGCATGAACAAGGCAGTTTTCATGCGTATTGTCTATCGCCTCTCAGAAAATGTTCTATTTTTTCAACAAAGAAAAGATGCAGTCGGAAGGTTAGGTCTATCTCCAATACAAAAGTGTACGGCAACTATTTGTATGCTTGCTTATGGGAGCGCAGCTGACGCCGCTGACGAATATCTCCGACTTGGTGAAAGCACAGCACTTTCGTGTGTAACTAATTTCACAGAAAGCGTAATACATTTATTTGGAGATGAGTATCTACGAAGACCAACTCAAAAGGATCTTCAACGACTACTCGATATTGGAAAGATACGTGGCTTTCCTGGAATGATA
Proteins encoded in this window:
- the LOC106338650 gene encoding glutathione S-transferase T3-like, with the translated sequence MANSTSFVDLLASQGVVDLDSPEPPFSSQFSDKSRVKERRKWSPKGDIILIGAWLNTSKDPIVGNEQKAGHFWKRIVEYYNSSPLLVGTIPRELGQCKQRWARINDLVCKFSGCYEMALREQRSGQNDDDVMKAALDIFYNDKGIKFNLEHVWRELRNDVKWSSTYLEKDSGKDKRKSVDSDAQGSVTEPQERPMGVKAAKAAGKRKKLGKEEELGQLKEMMETKKQISNQSLLASLVAKTEPLSDMEEALKMKLLSEML